The following coding sequences lie in one Micromonospora sp. R77 genomic window:
- a CDS encoding antibiotic biosynthesis monooxygenase encodes MTTTHAVPVTVAIARRADPARSHEMVAWMRAGTGLAETFPGFLGAGWVQSAPGSPEWHMLYRFADHETLSRWEESPQRRWWLTSAQGIVEHTRVERRTGIEGWFEPPVDHVVEVLDTEPAAPVTPPRWKQAVTIWLAFFPLSLTATLLTARFIADVPLALRTLLMTLCLTPLMTYLVLPRITRALHWWLHGQPAPWRARRIARQS; translated from the coding sequence ATGACCACGACCCATGCGGTACCGGTGACCGTCGCCATCGCCCGGCGCGCCGATCCCGCCCGGAGCCACGAGATGGTGGCCTGGATGCGGGCCGGCACCGGGCTGGCCGAGACCTTCCCCGGCTTCCTGGGCGCCGGGTGGGTGCAGAGCGCCCCCGGCTCGCCGGAGTGGCACATGCTCTACCGCTTCGCCGACCACGAGACGCTGAGCCGCTGGGAGGAGTCCCCGCAGCGGCGCTGGTGGCTCACCTCGGCGCAGGGCATCGTCGAGCACACCCGGGTGGAGCGTCGCACGGGCATCGAGGGCTGGTTCGAGCCGCCGGTCGACCACGTGGTGGAGGTGCTGGACACCGAGCCGGCCGCGCCGGTCACCCCGCCCCGGTGGAAGCAGGCGGTGACGATCTGGTTGGCGTTCTTCCCGTTGAGCCTGACCGCGACGCTGCTCACCGCCCGGTTCATCGCCGACGTCCCGCTGGCGCTGCGCACCCTGCTCATGACGCTCTGCCTGACCCCGTTGATGACCTACCTGGTGCTGCCCCGGATCACCCGGGCGCTGCACTGGTGGCTGCACGGCCAGCCGGCACCGTGGCGCGCCCGGCGTATAGCACGTCAGTCTTAA
- a CDS encoding DUF6343 family protein translates to MTRSQPRRARGTVGHAYSALNLRLALAAFGLVTMTVFAVWAFRVHAGWLGVLCALLAAVAVVDLVVVQRRRVARRREEPGAHHSLFE, encoded by the coding sequence ATGACGAGATCGCAGCCCCGGCGCGCCCGCGGCACGGTCGGCCACGCGTACAGCGCGCTGAACCTCCGGCTCGCGCTGGCGGCGTTCGGCCTGGTCACCATGACCGTCTTCGCGGTGTGGGCGTTCCGGGTCCACGCCGGGTGGCTGGGCGTGCTCTGCGCCCTGCTCGCCGCCGTGGCCGTGGTCGACCTGGTCGTCGTCCAGCGCCGTCGGGTCGCCCGCCGTCGTGAGGAGCCGGGCGCGCACCACTCGCTCTTCGAGTGA
- a CDS encoding NADP-dependent succinic semialdehyde dehydrogenase encodes MSIATTNPATGQVLKSYDPMSDEQVDAAIERADLAFRQLHRTTIAQRGEWLNAAADLLDAERDETARLMTTEMGKTYAAAKAEVTKCATACRFYAAHAERMLADEPADAGAVKAQRAFVRYQPIGPVLAVMPWNFPLWQVMRFAAPALMAGNTGLLKHASNVPQTALYLEDVFRRAGFPEGAFSTLLVGSDAVDRILSDPRVRAATLTGSEGAGRSIAQIAGRELKKTVLELGGSDPFVVMPSADLDKAAEVATTARCQNNGQSCIAAKRFIVHTDVFDAFAEKFAARMSALRVGDPMDADTDVGPLASERGRDEIHAQVQDAVDNGATILCGGEKPDGDGWYYPPTVVTDLRPEMRMWSEEVFGPVAGLYRASSYDEAIEIANGTSFGLGSNAWTTDPAEQERFATDLDAGNVFVNGMTTSYPELPFGGVKNSGYGRELSAVGMREFCNTKTVWIGAGEAGAGAGAHSE; translated from the coding sequence ATGTCCATCGCCACCACCAACCCCGCCACCGGACAGGTGCTCAAGTCGTACGACCCGATGTCGGACGAGCAGGTCGACGCCGCCATCGAACGCGCCGACCTGGCCTTCCGCCAACTGCACCGCACCACGATCGCCCAGCGGGGAGAGTGGCTGAACGCCGCGGCCGACCTGCTCGACGCCGAGCGCGACGAGACCGCCCGGCTGATGACCACCGAGATGGGCAAGACGTACGCGGCGGCGAAGGCCGAGGTGACCAAGTGCGCCACCGCCTGCCGCTTCTATGCCGCCCACGCCGAGCGGATGCTCGCCGACGAGCCCGCCGACGCCGGGGCGGTCAAGGCCCAGCGGGCGTTCGTCCGCTACCAGCCGATCGGGCCGGTGCTCGCGGTGATGCCGTGGAACTTCCCGCTCTGGCAGGTCATGCGGTTCGCCGCGCCGGCCCTGATGGCCGGCAACACCGGGCTGCTCAAGCACGCCTCCAACGTGCCGCAGACGGCGCTCTATCTGGAGGACGTGTTCCGCCGGGCCGGCTTCCCGGAGGGCGCCTTCAGCACCCTGCTGGTCGGCTCCGACGCGGTGGACCGCATCCTCAGCGACCCCCGGGTCCGGGCCGCCACCCTCACCGGCAGCGAGGGGGCCGGCCGCTCGATCGCCCAGATCGCCGGGCGGGAGCTGAAGAAGACCGTGCTGGAACTCGGCGGCAGCGACCCGTTCGTGGTGATGCCCTCGGCCGACCTGGACAAGGCCGCCGAGGTGGCCACCACCGCCCGCTGCCAGAACAACGGCCAGTCCTGCATCGCGGCGAAGCGGTTCATCGTGCACACCGACGTCTTCGACGCCTTCGCCGAGAAGTTCGCCGCCCGGATGTCGGCGCTGCGGGTCGGCGACCCGATGGACGCCGACACCGACGTGGGGCCGCTGGCCAGCGAGCGGGGCCGGGACGAGATCCACGCCCAGGTGCAGGACGCGGTGGACAACGGCGCGACCATCCTCTGCGGTGGCGAGAAGCCCGACGGCGACGGCTGGTACTACCCGCCGACCGTGGTCACCGACCTGCGGCCGGAGATGCGGATGTGGTCCGAGGAGGTCTTCGGGCCGGTCGCCGGCCTCTACCGGGCGTCGTCGTACGACGAGGCGATCGAGATCGCCAACGGCACCAGCTTCGGGCTCGGCTCGAACGCCTGGACCACCGACCCGGCCGAGCAGGAGCGCTTCGCCACCGACCTGGACGCCGGGAACGTCTTCGTCAACGGCATGACCACCTCCTATCCGGAGCTGCCGTTCGGCGGCGTGAAGAACTCCGGCTACGGCCGCGAGTTGTCGGCCGTCGGCATGCGCGAGTTCTGCAACACCAAGACCGTCTGGATCGGCGCGGGCGAGGCCGGCGCGGGCGCGGGCGCGCACTCCGAGTAA
- a CDS encoding TIGR03885 family FMN-dependent LLM class oxidoreductase, with the protein MTVFAFHASHEQIHPAELLAAVIHAERAGFDGGMCSDHFSPWSARQGQSGFAWSWLGAALQATNLPFGVVNAPGQRYHPAIIAQAIGTLGAMYPGRFWAALGTGEASNEHITGDGWPRKELRNARLRECVDVIRALLAGEEVSHDGLVTVDRAKLWTRPEQPPALIGAAVSVATARWCAEWADGLVTVNAPVDHLRQMIDAYRDAGGRGPLHLQVHVSWAADQAEAEAIAYDQWRSNVFAPPVCWDLETAEHFDTVSADVPMEKVTSTVNVSADPGRHVGWLEDYLELGFDQIALHHVGQEQRAFIDTFGAEVLPKLRPAG; encoded by the coding sequence ATGACGGTGTTCGCGTTCCACGCCTCGCACGAGCAGATCCACCCGGCCGAACTGCTGGCGGCGGTCATCCACGCCGAACGGGCCGGCTTCGACGGCGGCATGTGCTCCGACCACTTCTCGCCGTGGAGCGCCCGGCAGGGCCAGTCCGGCTTCGCCTGGTCCTGGCTGGGCGCCGCGCTCCAGGCCACCAACCTGCCGTTCGGCGTGGTGAACGCACCCGGCCAGCGCTACCACCCGGCGATCATCGCGCAGGCCATCGGCACCCTCGGCGCCATGTACCCGGGCCGGTTCTGGGCGGCGCTGGGCACCGGCGAGGCGAGCAACGAGCACATCACCGGCGACGGCTGGCCGCGCAAGGAACTGCGCAACGCCCGGCTGCGCGAGTGCGTCGACGTCATCCGGGCCCTGCTGGCCGGCGAGGAGGTCAGCCACGACGGCCTGGTCACCGTCGACCGGGCGAAGCTCTGGACCCGCCCCGAGCAGCCGCCCGCGCTGATCGGCGCGGCGGTCAGCGTGGCCACCGCCCGCTGGTGCGCCGAGTGGGCCGACGGTCTGGTCACCGTCAACGCGCCCGTGGACCACCTGCGGCAGATGATCGACGCCTACCGGGACGCCGGCGGGCGGGGGCCGCTGCACCTGCAGGTGCACGTCAGCTGGGCGGCCGACCAGGCCGAGGCCGAGGCGATCGCGTACGACCAGTGGCGCAGCAACGTCTTCGCCCCGCCGGTCTGCTGGGACCTGGAGACCGCCGAGCACTTCGACACCGTCAGCGCGGACGTGCCGATGGAGAAGGTCACCTCGACGGTCAACGTCTCGGCCGACCCGGGCCGGCACGTCGGGTGGCTGGAGGACTACCTGGAGCTGGGCTTCGACCAGATCGCCCTGCACCACGTCGGGCAGGAGCAGCGGGCGTTCATCGACACCTTCGGCGCCGAGGTGCTGCCGAAACTGCGGCCGGCCGGCTGA
- a CDS encoding Na+/H+ antiporter translates to MEALFEVVVVLAIATFGAALARRLGLLAPILLVVLGLALSFVPGFPQIRLDPDLVLVGILPPLLYVAALETSVPAFKLNLRPILLLAVGLVIFTAFVVGTVLHLFLPDLPYAICLALGAVVAPPDAVAATAVARRVGLPRRIVTILEGESLVNDATALVLLRVAIVAATATGGGVSVGDVGREVLVATGGGILVGLLGVVVFGYLHKRITDAVLDNALSLIVPFAVVFAAEEIHASGVVAVVVTGLGIGHKMPMLMSAASRLQIGAFWRLTRFLLEGLVFLLVGLQLREVVRDLDEPFGFLVGITAAVVAAVFLARFVWLFPATYLARLVPRVRQKDPAPPIQVPIVIGWAGMRGVVTLAAALALPLTLAADRPYQRQLFIWLAFAVIVVTLVGQGATLPAVARRLRIPADDPVQDALSAAAVQQQASRAARERLDELAEGAPPAVVERLRGLVQSRTNLAWERLGGTDRETPSQAYGRLRQEMIDAEREVFRAARDSGKIPEEVLVRAYRDLDLEESLLRQETAD, encoded by the coding sequence ATGGAAGCTCTCTTCGAGGTCGTGGTCGTCCTCGCGATCGCGACGTTCGGTGCCGCGCTGGCCCGACGGCTGGGCCTGCTCGCGCCGATCCTGCTGGTCGTGCTCGGCCTCGCCCTCTCCTTCGTGCCCGGCTTCCCGCAGATCCGGCTCGACCCCGACCTGGTGCTGGTGGGCATCCTGCCGCCGCTGCTCTACGTGGCGGCCCTGGAGACGTCGGTGCCGGCGTTCAAGCTCAACCTCCGCCCGATCCTGCTGCTCGCCGTCGGGCTGGTGATCTTCACCGCGTTCGTGGTGGGCACCGTGCTGCACCTGTTCCTGCCCGACCTGCCGTACGCCATCTGCCTGGCCCTCGGCGCGGTGGTCGCGCCGCCCGACGCGGTCGCCGCCACCGCGGTGGCCCGGCGGGTCGGGCTGCCCCGCCGGATCGTCACCATCCTGGAGGGGGAGAGCCTGGTCAACGACGCGACCGCGCTGGTGCTGCTGCGGGTCGCGATCGTCGCGGCCACCGCGACCGGCGGCGGGGTGAGCGTCGGCGACGTGGGCCGCGAGGTGCTGGTCGCCACCGGCGGCGGCATCCTGGTCGGCCTGCTCGGCGTGGTGGTCTTCGGCTACCTGCACAAGCGGATCACCGACGCCGTGCTGGACAACGCGCTCTCGCTGATCGTGCCGTTCGCGGTGGTCTTCGCCGCCGAGGAGATCCACGCCTCCGGGGTGGTCGCCGTGGTGGTGACCGGGCTCGGCATCGGCCACAAGATGCCGATGCTGATGTCCGCCGCCTCCCGGCTGCAGATCGGCGCGTTCTGGCGGCTCACCCGGTTCCTGCTGGAGGGGCTGGTCTTCCTGCTGGTCGGGCTGCAACTGCGCGAGGTGGTCCGCGACCTGGACGAGCCGTTCGGCTTCCTGGTCGGCATCACGGCCGCGGTGGTGGCGGCGGTCTTCCTGGCCCGGTTCGTCTGGCTCTTCCCGGCCACCTACCTGGCCCGGCTCGTGCCCCGGGTCCGGCAGAAGGACCCGGCCCCGCCGATCCAGGTGCCGATCGTCATCGGCTGGGCCGGCATGCGCGGCGTGGTCACCCTCGCCGCCGCCCTCGCGCTGCCGCTGACCCTCGCCGCCGACCGCCCCTACCAGCGACAACTGTTCATCTGGCTCGCCTTCGCGGTGATCGTGGTGACGCTGGTCGGGCAGGGTGCCACCCTGCCCGCCGTCGCCCGCCGACTCAGGATCCCCGCCGACGACCCGGTGCAGGACGCGCTCTCGGCCGCCGCGGTGCAGCAGCAGGCCAGCCGGGCCGCCCGGGAACGCCTCGACGAGCTCGCCGAGGGGGCGCCCCCGGCCGTCGTCGAACGGTTGCGCGGGCTGGTGCAGAGCCGCACCAACCTGGCCTGGGAGCGGTTGGGGGGCACCGACCGGGAAACCCCGTCCCAGGCGTACGGTCGGCTGCGGCAGGAGATGATCGACGCCGAGCGGGAGGTGTTCCGGGCCGCCCGCGACTCGGGGAAGATCCCCGAGGAGGTGCTGGTGCGGGCCTACCGTGACCTGGACCTGGAGGAGTCGTTGCTGCGCCAGGAGACCGCCGACTGA
- a CDS encoding UBP-type zinc finger domain-containing protein, which translates to MSCQHLAEPGAAEPRTTEECPDCVAVGNADWVHLRACLTCGHVGCCDSSAYQHATKHFESTGHPVMRSIQPGEAWRWCFVDEEIG; encoded by the coding sequence ATGAGCTGTCAGCATCTGGCCGAGCCGGGCGCGGCCGAACCGAGGACCACCGAGGAGTGCCCGGACTGCGTCGCCGTCGGCAACGCCGACTGGGTGCACCTGCGCGCCTGCCTGACCTGCGGACACGTCGGCTGCTGCGACTCCTCGGCGTACCAGCACGCGACGAAGCACTTCGAGTCGACCGGGCACCCGGTGATGCGGTCGATCCAGCCGGGCGAGGCGTGGCGCTGGTGCTTCGTCGACGAGGAGATCGGCTGA
- a CDS encoding ABC transporter permease gives MTMIFALAWAQVRTYPARLLAIIAAVLLATGFLAATATFAATSGEGLRLTAAAPLTTADILLDAGGSVHDPGWYRAAAEVPGVRTVDPQYARTVSVFGGDRRGSANVQSIAATPEVRWFDLDHGSWPTGAGQVVADQRTLDDLGVGVGDHLVFRQGDAEPVTVTVTGSTDLGFRPLTGSSFRFYADPSFFAGDVPPAALVTVAEPDRLADTVDGIDRALPSGASAMSAAAAADQAAARFAGGNTQLVVLMLAFAAVALLASVLVIANTFHVVIVQRIRQIALLRLVGGHRAQVGRVLLAEAAIAGTVGAVAGAAVGVAVGYLGADLLDISGGGLRVNPLALVGSVLVGVLATLAAAWFPTRRATRVPPVRALQEAAEPPAGTVRGGRRLVVGVVVTVVAAAVLGLAGVAVSLPLALLGGVLLAAGLLIALPRLIALLLPPATRLMERFGVAAGLAGNSLSQNARRTAAAAMAVVVGAALIACLAVAATTGRATVDADLEARYPVAVSARTDGGPISGETVRDLAAVPQLSVAATVGTVDARFADAGKPTPAALAALPGELTRTLAPDLATSAGPPVVLLPAAYLTARGLSDGSPVSVGVGNRTLQFTARSSRLADTTGQLLGVTSADALAAQGVATVPTTVWGVARPGFDRDRLTDRVNAVAARDPGVELGGGITEGSDIADVLAILLGLSLAMLGVTVIIALLGIANLLGLSVIERTPEMALLRALGARRGRLRAMLAIEAVTITLVGAAAGVVIGVPVGLVGVTATVGATAAPVIRLPWGQLGLLLLAAVVTGVLASVAPARRATRISPAQGLTR, from the coding sequence GTGACCATGATCTTCGCACTCGCCTGGGCGCAGGTCCGCACCTATCCGGCACGGCTGCTGGCGATCATCGCTGCAGTGCTGCTGGCTACGGGTTTCCTTGCCGCCACCGCCACCTTCGCCGCCACCTCGGGTGAGGGGTTGCGGCTCACCGCCGCGGCGCCGTTGACCACGGCGGACATCCTCCTGGACGCGGGAGGTTCGGTGCACGACCCGGGCTGGTACCGGGCAGCGGCGGAGGTTCCCGGCGTCCGCACCGTCGATCCGCAGTACGCGCGCACGGTCAGCGTCTTCGGTGGCGACCGGCGCGGTTCGGCGAACGTGCAGAGCATCGCCGCCACGCCCGAGGTCCGCTGGTTCGACCTGGACCACGGGTCCTGGCCCACCGGCGCCGGCCAGGTCGTCGCGGATCAGCGGACGCTCGACGACCTGGGCGTCGGGGTGGGCGACCACCTGGTCTTCCGACAGGGCGACGCGGAGCCGGTGACCGTCACCGTCACGGGCTCGACCGACCTCGGCTTCCGGCCGTTGACCGGATCGTCGTTCCGCTTCTATGCCGACCCGTCGTTCTTCGCCGGCGACGTACCCCCCGCGGCCCTGGTCACGGTCGCCGAGCCGGACCGGCTCGCGGACACCGTCGACGGGATCGACCGGGCGCTCCCGTCGGGCGCCTCGGCGATGAGCGCCGCCGCCGCAGCCGACCAGGCCGCGGCGCGCTTCGCCGGGGGCAACACCCAACTGGTGGTGCTGATGCTGGCCTTCGCCGCGGTGGCCCTCCTGGCCTCCGTGCTGGTCATCGCCAACACCTTCCATGTGGTGATCGTCCAGCGGATCCGGCAGATCGCCCTGTTGCGGCTCGTCGGCGGCCACCGCGCCCAGGTGGGGCGGGTGCTGCTGGCCGAGGCCGCCATCGCGGGCACGGTCGGGGCGGTAGCGGGGGCGGCGGTCGGCGTCGCCGTCGGCTACCTCGGCGCCGACCTGCTCGACATCAGCGGTGGCGGTCTGCGGGTCAACCCCCTCGCGCTGGTGGGCAGCGTGCTGGTGGGAGTCCTGGCCACGCTGGCCGCCGCCTGGTTCCCGACGCGACGCGCCACCCGGGTCCCGCCGGTCCGTGCGCTGCAGGAGGCCGCCGAACCACCGGCGGGCACGGTCCGCGGCGGGCGTCGCCTGGTCGTCGGCGTGGTGGTCACCGTCGTCGCCGCCGCGGTGCTCGGCCTGGCCGGGGTCGCCGTCTCGCTGCCACTGGCCCTGCTCGGTGGAGTGCTGCTGGCGGCGGGTCTGCTGATCGCCCTGCCCCGGCTGATCGCGCTGCTGCTGCCGCCGGCCACCCGGTTGATGGAGCGCTTCGGGGTGGCCGCCGGCCTGGCCGGCAACAGCCTCAGCCAGAACGCCCGCCGGACTGCCGCGGCGGCGATGGCCGTGGTGGTCGGCGCGGCCCTGATCGCCTGCCTGGCCGTGGCCGCCACCACGGGGCGCGCCACCGTGGACGCCGACCTGGAGGCCCGGTACCCGGTGGCGGTGAGCGCACGCACCGACGGCGGTCCCATCAGCGGTGAGACGGTACGGGATCTCGCCGCGGTGCCCCAACTCTCCGTCGCGGCCACCGTGGGCACCGTGGACGCCCGGTTCGCCGACGCCGGCAAGCCGACTCCCGCCGCGCTCGCGGCCCTGCCCGGCGAGCTGACCCGCACCCTGGCCCCCGACCTCGCCACCTCCGCCGGTCCGCCGGTCGTCCTGCTGCCCGCCGCCTATCTCACCGCCCGTGGCCTGTCGGACGGCAGCCCGGTCAGCGTCGGCGTGGGGAACCGGACGCTGCAGTTCACCGCGCGCTCCTCCCGGCTGGCCGACACCACGGGTCAGCTCCTCGGGGTGACCTCCGCCGACGCGCTCGCGGCCCAGGGCGTCGCGACGGTGCCCACGACCGTCTGGGGGGTGGCACGTCCCGGGTTCGACCGGGACCGGCTGACCGATCGGGTGAACGCGGTCGCGGCCCGCGACCCCGGCGTGGAGCTGGGTGGCGGCATCACGGAGGGCAGCGACATCGCCGACGTGCTCGCCATCCTGCTCGGGCTGTCGCTCGCGATGCTCGGCGTGACCGTGATCATCGCGCTGCTCGGCATCGCGAACCTGCTGGGTCTGTCGGTGATCGAGCGGACCCCGGAGATGGCGCTGCTGCGGGCGCTCGGTGCCCGGCGCGGCCGGCTACGGGCGATGCTCGCCATCGAGGCGGTGACCATCACGCTGGTCGGCGCGGCCGCCGGTGTCGTGATCGGCGTGCCGGTGGGCCTGGTCGGGGTGACCGCCACGGTCGGCGCGACGGCCGCACCGGTCATCCGCCTGCCCTGGGGGCAGCTGGGTCTGTTGCTGCTGGCGGCGGTGGTGACCGGGGTGCTGGCCAGTGTGGCGCCGGCCCGGCGGGCGACGCGGATCTCTCCCGCGCAGGGCCTGACCCGCTAG
- a CDS encoding ABC transporter ATP-binding protein gives MWAVGHLPTVDEVTTQTTYADMVSCRDVRKTYGAGESAVRAVDGVSADFAAGEFTAIMGPSGSGKTTLMHLLAGLDTPTEGAISVAGTSLAGLDDRALTDLRRDRIGFVFQAFNLLPTLTARQNITLPLRLAGRPVDAARLRVITDALQIGDRLEHRPAELSGGQQQRVAVARALLAQPSVVFADEPTGALDIATGRALLGGLRDAAQQYGQTIIMVTHDPGAATYADRVLVMADGRIHDELRRPTRDTILASLASVTV, from the coding sequence ATGTGGGCGGTCGGGCACCTCCCTACCGTCGATGAGGTGACGACGCAGACGACGTATGCCGACATGGTGAGCTGCCGGGACGTCCGCAAGACGTACGGCGCCGGTGAGTCCGCGGTGCGGGCGGTGGACGGTGTCTCCGCCGACTTCGCCGCCGGCGAGTTCACCGCCATCATGGGCCCGTCCGGCTCGGGCAAGACCACCCTGATGCATCTGCTGGCCGGCCTGGACACCCCCACGGAGGGCGCGATCAGCGTCGCCGGCACCTCGCTGGCGGGGCTGGACGACCGGGCGCTCACCGACCTGCGCCGGGACCGGATCGGGTTCGTCTTCCAGGCGTTCAACCTGCTGCCCACCCTGACCGCCCGGCAGAACATCACGCTGCCGCTGCGGCTCGCCGGCCGACCGGTCGACGCGGCACGGCTGCGGGTCATCACCGACGCGCTGCAGATCGGCGACCGCCTGGAACACCGGCCGGCGGAGCTCTCCGGTGGTCAGCAGCAACGCGTCGCGGTCGCCCGGGCCCTGCTGGCCCAGCCCTCGGTCGTCTTCGCCGACGAGCCGACCGGCGCGCTCGACATCGCCACCGGACGGGCCCTGCTCGGCGGCCTCCGGGACGCGGCACAGCAGTACGGGCAGACGATCATCATGGTGACCCACGATCCGGGAGCGGCGACGTACGCCGACCGGGTCCTGGTGATGGCCGACGGCCGTATCCACGACGAACTGCGTCGCCCCACCCGGGACACCATCCTCGCCTCGCTCGCCTCGGTGACGGTGTGA
- a CDS encoding sensor histidine kinase, which produces MRADTKRMMRVDAGVALAVVAGCLLLGVAGLPDWYWSAAVAVPLAIRRVAPLTMLALVAAVSGTHLLLAHSFLFPGDLVGLVAIHAVAAYATDRLRHAGLLLGAAGALVVAGYALHDRRLGAGLPGVLIMATSLAAWSTGLMQRQQRSAVDQAERRRRLAERDSAMRAQLAVHEERSRISREMHDIIAHSLASIIAQAEGGRVAARADVVVAGPLCDQIAGTGREALADVKRLLTAVDRDDELDAKGLRDLPALLTSVAAAGLRVTVTTDGGEQPLGPGMDLAVYRVIQESLTNVIKHAPRQQAHLRMCWTPMLLTVTVTSPTAGQGGGAPVEGRGLSGIRQRCSLFNGVCTLTAGPEFTITTTWPLVQEGAPR; this is translated from the coding sequence GTGCGGGCCGACACGAAACGGATGATGCGGGTCGACGCCGGCGTCGCGCTCGCCGTCGTGGCCGGCTGTCTGCTGCTGGGCGTCGCCGGTCTGCCCGACTGGTACTGGTCGGCGGCGGTCGCGGTGCCCCTGGCGATCCGTCGCGTCGCGCCACTGACCATGCTCGCGCTGGTGGCGGCCGTCTCGGGCACGCACCTGCTGCTCGCGCACAGTTTCCTGTTCCCCGGCGACCTGGTCGGCCTGGTCGCCATCCACGCGGTCGCCGCGTACGCGACCGATCGGCTGCGGCACGCGGGTCTGCTGCTCGGCGCGGCCGGCGCGCTCGTGGTCGCCGGCTACGCCCTGCACGACCGGCGGCTCGGCGCCGGGCTGCCCGGCGTCCTGATCATGGCGACGTCGCTGGCCGCGTGGTCGACCGGGCTGATGCAACGCCAGCAGCGCAGCGCCGTCGACCAGGCGGAGCGCCGCCGGCGGCTCGCCGAACGGGACAGCGCCATGCGCGCCCAGCTCGCGGTCCACGAGGAGCGGAGCCGGATCAGCCGGGAGATGCACGACATCATCGCGCACTCGCTGGCCTCGATCATCGCCCAGGCCGAGGGTGGCCGGGTCGCCGCCCGCGCCGACGTCGTGGTCGCCGGTCCGCTCTGCGACCAGATCGCGGGTACGGGTCGCGAGGCGCTCGCGGACGTCAAGCGCCTGCTCACCGCCGTCGACCGGGACGACGAGCTGGACGCCAAGGGGCTGCGCGACCTGCCCGCCCTGCTGACCAGCGTCGCCGCCGCCGGTCTGCGGGTGACCGTCACCACGGACGGTGGCGAGCAGCCCCTCGGACCCGGCATGGACCTCGCCGTCTACCGGGTGATCCAGGAGTCGCTCACCAACGTCATCAAGCACGCTCCCCGGCAACAGGCGCACCTGCGCATGTGCTGGACGCCGATGCTGCTCACCGTCACCGTGACCAGCCCGACGGCGGGGCAGGGCGGCGGCGCGCCGGTGGAGGGGCGGGGCCTGTCCGGTATCCGGCAGCGGTGTTCACTGTTCAACGGGGTCTGCACGCTCACCGCCGGGCCGGAGTTCACGATCACCACCACGTGGCCACTGGTCCAGGAGGGAGCGCCGCGATGA
- a CDS encoding response regulator transcription factor, giving the protein MTEPPITVLIADDQDLVRTGFALVVNSAPDMCVVATAATGTEAVALAAEHHPDVILMDIRMPHTDGITATRAILAAPGPAPKIVALTTYDTDDYATRMLSAGASGYLLKDATAEGLTAAIRTVHRGGSVIAPSTTRRLVAGRDAPSSTRNNTAVDGFTARERDVFDLIVAGASNAEIAQRLHLAEVTVKTHVGRVLAKLGVRDRVNIVIWAYRNGAVR; this is encoded by the coding sequence ATGACCGAGCCGCCCATCACGGTGCTCATCGCCGACGACCAGGATCTCGTCCGTACCGGGTTCGCGCTGGTCGTCAACTCGGCCCCCGACATGTGCGTGGTCGCCACCGCCGCCACCGGTACGGAAGCGGTCGCCCTCGCCGCCGAGCACCACCCGGACGTCATCCTGATGGACATCCGGATGCCGCACACCGACGGGATCACCGCCACCCGCGCGATCCTCGCGGCCCCCGGGCCCGCCCCGAAGATCGTGGCGCTGACCACCTACGACACCGACGACTACGCGACCCGGATGCTGAGCGCCGGAGCCAGCGGCTACCTGCTCAAGGACGCGACCGCCGAAGGGCTGACCGCCGCCATCCGCACCGTCCACCGTGGCGGTTCGGTCATCGCGCCCTCGACCACCCGGCGGCTGGTCGCCGGTCGCGACGCACCGTCGTCGACCCGCAACAACACGGCCGTCGACGGGTTCACCGCCCGGGAACGCGACGTCTTCGACCTGATCGTGGCGGGAGCGAGCAACGCCGAGATCGCCCAGCGGCTGCACCTCGCCGAGGTCACCGTGAAGACCCACGTCGGTCGGGTGCTGGCCAAGCTGGGCGTCCGGGACCGGGTCAACATCGTGATCTGGGCGTACCGCAACGGTGCCGTCCGCTGA
- a CDS encoding GNAT family N-acetyltransferase — protein MTDDLRIRRGGPGDAGSVLRLFDVAIAWLTTRGRTGQWGTAPASTDPARIAQAQAWASGGDLHLALLDDDVVGALVVGTATDYVPPPIEPELYVNLLLTDRAHAGLGIGARLLAYAEELARDRGLGLLRVDCYAGDDRALVGFYERCGFTPTDRFTVTRPGRPPWPGQVLARRVG, from the coding sequence GTGACCGACGATCTCCGTATCCGTCGCGGCGGGCCGGGCGACGCCGGCAGCGTGCTGCGGCTGTTCGACGTCGCCATCGCCTGGCTGACCACGCGCGGCCGGACCGGCCAGTGGGGCACCGCGCCGGCCTCGACCGACCCGGCCCGGATCGCCCAGGCGCAGGCGTGGGCGAGCGGCGGCGACCTGCACCTGGCCCTGCTCGACGACGACGTCGTCGGTGCGCTGGTGGTGGGCACGGCGACGGATTACGTGCCACCGCCCATCGAGCCGGAACTGTACGTGAACCTGCTGCTCACCGACCGCGCGCACGCCGGCCTGGGGATCGGCGCGCGACTGCTGGCGTACGCCGAGGAGCTGGCCCGCGACCGCGGCCTCGGGCTGCTGCGGGTGGACTGCTACGCCGGTGACGACCGGGCGCTGGTCGGTTTCTACGAGCGGTGCGGCTTCACGCCGACCGACCGGTTCACGGTGACGCGCCCGGGCCGGCCGCCGTGGCCGGGTCAGGTGCTGGCCCGACGGGTCGGTTGA